ATCGCGCAGTCCGAGGACGGCATCGTCTTAACGGAACGGACAGACCGTTATCACCTTGAGGACCGGGTCGCGGAATTTCCTGTCATGGGGGCGTTCCAGGTCGAGGGCAATATTATCCGTCGGTGGACCGACTACTTTGATATGGCGCAGTGTCTCGAGCAGATGCCGCCGGGCACCGAGCTTCCGAGCACGGGTTGACCCGTTGACCGCGCGGGGTCGGTATTGTCGCCCCCGTCGGCGTGCTAGCGTCTGCGGACCAGGAGGTGTGCCATGGCGTATGAAGGATACGAGTGTCTGAAGGTCGGGCTGCAGGAGGGCGTCGCGAGGGTGACGATAGATCACCCGCCGATAAATCTTTTTGACCTGGCGTTGATGGGAGAGATGGACCGCGTAGGCCGCGAGATCGAGGCCGACCCGGCCGTAAGGGTGGTGGTCTTCGACAGCGCCGACCCGGAGTTTTTTATCGCCCACGCCGACGTGGACTTCATACTCCAGCTTCCCGACGATGTACCGGCCAAGGCAGACACGCTTGGTTTTTTTCACGTCATGGTCGACCGCTTTCGCACCATGCCCAAGGTGAGCATCGGCCAGGTCGAAGGCCGAGCGCGCGGCGGTGGCAGCGAGTTCCTGCTGTCACTCGACATGCGCTTTGCCGCCATCGGTCGCGCGATTTTTTCTCAGCCCGAGGTCGCGCTGGGCATACTTCCAGGCGGCGGCGGCACGCAGCGCCTGCCGCGCCTGTGCGGGCGCGCCCGGGCGGCCGAGATCATCTTCGGCTGCGAGGATTTCGACGCCGAGCTGGCCGAGCGCTACGGCTGGGTGAACCGCGCCCTGCCGCCCGGGGAACTCGCCCCCTTCATCGACCGCCTCGCGAGGCGCATAGCGTCGTTTCCGCCCGAGGCCATCGCGCTGGCCAAGCAGGGTATCAACGCCGCCGAGCCACCGGTTACAGAGGGCCTGCTCGAGGAGGCCCACCTGTTCAACCGCTTGCTGGCGACCGACGATGCCAAGGCCGCTATGAAGGCATTCATGGAGGTGGGCGGCCAGACCCGCGAGCTTGAGCTGGCCCTGGGCGAGTTGGACTGGGGGCAGGTAGGCAAGGGCTGAAAAACAGTGCGGTCACGGGCCGCACGATGACCGACCGAAGACCAGGGAGATTGATTTATGCCTGTTGATACCGAGGCCTTCCTTGCCCGATGGAACAGTGCGGTTCACGCGCGCGACACAGAGGGCCTGGCTGCCCTGCTGGCCGACGAGGTGAGCATGGGCGCGCCGCCTTACTGGAACCGTATCGAGGACAAGGCGGTAGTGGCCCACCTGCTGGGCATCATCGTGGAGACCATTACCGACTTCACCTACCACCGGCAGTGGCTCGACGGCGCCGAGCTCGCCCTGGAGTTCCACGGTCACGTGGGCGACTGCGCCTTGCAGGGCATCGACCTGATCACCCTTGGAGAGGACGGGCTGATAACGCGTCTGGATGTAATGATACGGCCGGAAAACGCGCTCGTGCTGCTGCGCGAGCGGGTGGGCCCGCGAATGCTGGAGTTCTTCGAAGCGAAGGCCGACTGACGCCGCCACGTTGGTTCAGCTGCGCAATCAAATACAATGCGCCCGTGAAGAACGGCATCAGCTATCCGATCGAAACTCCGCCCGAGCCGGGTGAACTCATAGAGTTGGCCGACGGCGTGATGTGGCTCAGGCAGCCGCTGCCGTTCTCGCTCAACCACATTAACTGCTACCTGTTGCGCGACAACGGCGGCTGGACCGTTCTCGACACCGGCCTGCGCAACAGCGACGTCAAGAAGCTGTGGCAGTCCATCATCGATAACCGTCTTTCGGGCGAACCCATACGCCGGGTGATCGCCACCCACTTGCACCCCGATCACGTTGGCCTGGCCGGCTGGTTCACCAGTCGGTTTGGCGTGGAGCTGTGGATGGCTCGGTCAGAGTTCTTTTTGCTGCGCATGCTGGCCGCCGACGGTCCGCAGGACATTCGCGCCGACGCTGTGGCCTTCTACAAGCGCGTTGGTTTCAGCGAGGAGCGCCTGGACAACTACCGCATGCGTTTTGGTTCTTTCGGCGCGCTGATACACCCTCTGCCTGCAGGCCACCGCCGCTTGCGTGATCGCCAGATGGTGGAGATCGACGGGCGCGATTGGGAGGTGGTGGTTGGCCGCGGACATTCGCCCGAGCACGCGTGTCTCTATTCGCGTGACCTGAAAATCATGCTTGCCGGTGACCAGGTGCTGCCCCGTATAACTCCCAACGTGAGCGTGCACCCTACCGAGCCGCACGCCGACCCGCTGGGCGAGTGGCTGGAGTCGTGCACAACGCTGCCTGATCGTATTGCCGACGACGTGCTCGTGCTGCCCGCCCATGGCCTGCCGTTTAACGGACTGCACGCGCGCCTGGCCTATCTCGTGGAGCATCACCGCGAGGCCCTGGTTCGCGTGCGCGCGGCCTGCGGCGAGGCGGCCACGGTACCCGATGTTTTTCCGGCGCTGTTCGATCGCGAGATCGACGATTCGCAGTTCTTCATGGCCGCTGGCGAGTGCCTGGCCCACATTAATTACCTCGAGGCCCGCGGTTATCTCAGGGGCGAGGTCGATGGCGAAGGCCTGGCGCGCTACCAGTCCACCGACGCCGAGTTTGATCCTGCTGGCGTGGGCGGCGGCTGAGTCGTGCCGCTCGTTCTTACCCTACCAGCCTGAAGTCGACACCGGCCAGCTGAAGCATGTTGCCCTCTACGGGCAGGCCGCATTCGCGGGCCGCTTCGAGTATGCCCGGTGCGTTGTCGGTGGCCAGCTCCATACCGACTATTCCTTCGCCCTCCACCGTGCGGTCGCGGTCTATCGGCACGAAGACCAGGCGGCCCTCGTCCAGTGTCACCGCGTACCCGTCGGCCTCCGGGCTTACGGGCCTGGTAAGCACCTCGCCCCAGCGCTCGGCCATGGCGGCCGGGTCTTCGGCCTGTATGACGACAGCCCGTATTGCCGACACCTGCCCCTCGCCGCGTCGCTGCTCCCAGTTGGGGCCTCCCCATTCCCACGACGCCGGCGGTGTCATCTGGTCGAGCGACAGCAGGGCCCCACCGAGGTCGCGCGGGTGCAGGTGTACGGTTGCTGCCTGCCCGAGGTCTATCTCCCAGGCTACGCGAACGCCTAGTTGTTCGACACGCTGCCGCTCGGTGGCCAGGTCGTCGACCTGCACGATGACCATGTAGCCGCCCGGGCCGCCGCGACGGGCCAGCTGTCGGCCTGCGGTGGTGCCGTCGGCCACGGGCGATACGACTTCGAGGAAACAATCGCCCAGGGCGAACACGGTGTTGGCCAGCCCGAAGGTGGCCACACCGGGGTCGCGAAAAGGATCGCCCAGTGAGAACACCTGCGTCAGTGCGCGCGCGGTCTGCTCGAGATCCTCGGCCACCAGCGCCAGTTGTCTTAGTCTCATGTGGCTGTTGCTAGTCCCGCGTCGCGCCCGAGG
The DNA window shown above is from Candidatus Binatota bacterium and carries:
- a CDS encoding nuclear transport factor 2 family protein; protein product: MPVDTEAFLARWNSAVHARDTEGLAALLADEVSMGAPPYWNRIEDKAVVAHLLGIIVETITDFTYHRQWLDGAELALEFHGHVGDCALQGIDLITLGEDGLITRLDVMIRPENALVLLRERVGPRMLEFFEAKAD
- a CDS encoding MBL fold metallo-hydrolase is translated as MWLRQPLPFSLNHINCYLLRDNGGWTVLDTGLRNSDVKKLWQSIIDNRLSGEPIRRVIATHLHPDHVGLAGWFTSRFGVELWMARSEFFLLRMLAADGPQDIRADAVAFYKRVGFSEERLDNYRMRFGSFGALIHPLPAGHRRLRDRQMVEIDGRDWEVVVGRGHSPEHACLYSRDLKIMLAGDQVLPRITPNVSVHPTEPHADPLGEWLESCTTLPDRIADDVLVLPAHGLPFNGLHARLAYLVEHHREALVRVRAACGEAATVPDVFPALFDREIDDSQFFMAAGECLAHINYLEARGYLRGEVDGEGLARYQSTDAEFDPAGVGGG
- a CDS encoding enoyl-CoA hydratase/isomerase family protein — encoded protein: MAYEGYECLKVGLQEGVARVTIDHPPINLFDLALMGEMDRVGREIEADPAVRVVVFDSADPEFFIAHADVDFILQLPDDVPAKADTLGFFHVMVDRFRTMPKVSIGQVEGRARGGGSEFLLSLDMRFAAIGRAIFSQPEVALGILPGGGGTQRLPRLCGRARAAEIIFGCEDFDAELAERYGWVNRALPPGELAPFIDRLARRIASFPPEAIALAKQGINAAEPPVTEGLLEEAHLFNRLLATDDAKAAMKAFMEVGGQTRELELALGELDWGQVGKG